In Drosophila bipectinata strain 14024-0381.07 chromosome 2R, DbipHiC1v2, whole genome shotgun sequence, one genomic interval encodes:
- the dpr13 gene encoding uncharacterized protein dpr13: MPASSGLYRIKHGRVLDWLQKPTALIFIIAYIAACGICDQTAAAGAGATEGAKSESSTMATSASEPLLRHINQNLIMSQTKEEEGLKANLEPVPVPLPFAQSPGSGSATSSGSGSSITSFDSNNLIDDKRQPTGPHLQDSTSSTSIHLQHPQQQSHSRIQAKDTAGPYPIPIHRPEPVENHLEAANGLDGGVESVFGTPMYFGTENSTVVTTQIGATAHVPCTVHHIGEGVVSWIRKKDYHLLTVGLTTYSSDERFSATHLKHSEDWTLQIKFVQLRDAGVYECQVSTHPPTSIFLHLSVVEARAEISGPPIRYLTPGSTLRLQCRVVQNTEASEYIFWYHDNRMINYDIDRGINVSTEPDFQSSELTIQRTRREHSGNFTCVASNTQPASVLVHIFKGDNPAAMYHGHVGGSTKTMQSQLHMIMIIIASGYRIFHTSVYMKIV; this comes from the exons ACCAAACAGCAGCGGCCGGAGCCGGAGCCACGGAGGGCGCAAAATCAGAATCCTCCACAATGGCGACGTCAGCCAGTGAGCCATTACTGAGGcatataaatcaaaatttaattatgtcGCAGacaaaggaggaggagggccTCAAGGCGAATCTGGAGCCAGTGCCCGTTCCGCTGCCCTTTGCCCAAAGTCCAGGATCTGGATCCGCCACCTCGTCTGGCAGTGGGAGCAGCATCACTAGCTTCGACTCCAACAACTTGATCGATGACAAGCGCCAGCCAACAGGCCCACACCTGCAGGACAGCACCTCCTCGACATCCATTCACCTCCAGCATCCCCAGCAGCAATCGCACTCGCGAATCCAGGCCAAAGACACAGCCGGGCCGTATCCCATACCGATACACCGACCCGAGCCCGTGGAGAACCATCTGGAGGCCGCAAACGGGCTGGACGGGGGCGTGGAGAGTGTGTTCGGCACACCCATGTACTTTGGCACCGAGAACTCAACGGTGGTGACCACGCAGATTGGTGCCACCGCCCATGTGCCCTGCACCGTGCACCACATCGGCGAGGGAGTG GTATCGTGGATACGCAAAAAGGATTATCATCTGCTTACGGTCGGCTTAACAACCTACAGCAGCGATGAGCGGTTCAGTGCGACGCACTTGAAACATTCCGAG GATTGGACACTGCAAATCAAATTCGTGCAGCTACGTGATGCCGGCGTCTACGAGTGCCAGGTGTCCACCCATCCGCCCACCTCGATTTTCCTGCACCTGAGTGTCGTCG AAGCGCGTGCCGAAATCTCGGGACCCCCAATTCGATACTTAACGCCCGGGTCCACGCTTCGCCTGCAATGCCGAGTGGTGCAGAATACGGAGGCATCGGAGTATATATTCTGGTATCACGACAACCGCATGATTAACTACGACATCGATCGGGGCATTAACGTCTCCACAGAGCCAG ACTTTCAATCATCGGAGCTTACCATTCAGCGGACACGGCGGGAGCACTCCGGTAACTTCACATGCGTGGCTAGCAACACGCAGCCTGCCAGCGTCCTAGTCCACATCTTCAAAG GCGACAATCCGGCAGCCATGTATCACGGACATGTGGGCGGCTCCACGAAGACAATGCAGTCGCAGCTGCATATGATTATGATAATCATTGCCAGCGGCTATCGGATATTCCACACGAGTGTATATATGAAGATCGTGTAG
- the PpY-55A gene encoding serine/threonine-protein phosphatase PP-Y — protein sequence MSRIKRDFTSHDVDTVIHELTNLVGSDCNLEESLIAALVYKAREVIMSQPMLLELNAPLKICGDIHGQFKDLLRIFNASGFPPESNYLFLGDYVDRGKQSLETICLLLAYKIKYPENFFLLRGNHECASINRIYGFFDEVKRKHTIHLWQTFTDCFDCLPVAAVVGDRIFCCHGGLSPRLRSLDQILAIRRPTNIPNQGLLCDLLWADLNRKDDGWGHNERGVSFTFSKQIVQNFLDANRLDVMVRAHEVVEDGYEFFADRRLVTLFSAPNYCGVMNNAGGVMSISEDLVCSFIIIEPQLRCFGKASTNEDSFVETVST from the coding sequence ATGTCGAGAATCAAGAGGGATTTTACTAGCCATGACGTGGATACTGTTATACACGAGCTCACAAATCTTGTCGGATCTGATTGTAACCTCGAAGAGTCACTAATAGCGGCTCTCGTCTACAAAGCTCGCGAGGTAATCATGAGCCAGCCGATGCTCCTGGAACTAAATGCCCCTCTGAAGATATGCGGGGACATCCATGGCCAATTCAAGGATCTGTTGAGAATTTTCAACGCATCTGGCTTCCCGCCGGAATCAAACTATCTGTTTTTAGGGGACTACGTGGATCGAGGAAAGCAGTCCCTGGAGACGATCTGCCTGTTATTGGCTTACAAGATAAAATATCCCGAGAACTTTTTCCTCCTGCGGGGAAATCACGAGTGTGCTAGTATAAACCGGATCTATGGATTTTTCGACGAGGTGAAAAGGAAGCACACGATCCACTTGTGGCAGACCTTCACGGACTGCTTTGATTGTCTGCCTGTTGCAGCAGTTGTGGGCGATCGAATATTTTGCTGTCACGGGGGACTCAGTCCCAGGCTACGCAGCTTGGATCAGATCCTCGCCATTCGGAGACCCACAAATATCCCGAACCAGGGCCTCCTCTGTGATCTGCTTTGGGCGGATCTTAACCGCAAGGATGACGGCTGGGGTCACAATGAGCGCGGTGTGAGCTTTACTTTCAGCAAGCAGATTGTCCAGAACTTCCTCGACGCCAATCGTCTAGACGTAATGGTCCGTGCCCACGAGGTTGTGGAGGATGGCTACGAGTTCTTCGCCGACCGTCGCCTGGTGACCTTATTTTCCGCCCCCAACTACTGCGGGGTAATGAATAACGCCGGTGGAGTGATGAGCATCAGCGAGGATCTAGTGTGTAGCTTTATTATAATCGAGCCGCAATTAAGATGTTTCGGAAAAGCTTCCACCAATGAGGATTCATTTGTAGAGACTGTGTCTACCTga